In the Aquimarina spinulae genome, CAGGTCTTCCTCCTGTATTTGGGCTATATGCCGCATTGATTCCACAAGTGGTGTATGCTATTATGGGTACCTCGCGACAATTGGCAGTAGGCCCCGTAGCCATGGATTCTCTTCTTGTAGCATCGGGATTGGGAGCACTATCACTTTCGGGTATTGAAGAATATGTAACGATGGCAATCTTTCTCTCTCTTTTCATGGGAAGTATTCAGTTTATTTTGGGGATATTAAAGATGGGATTTTTGGTAAACTTCTTATCCAAGCCAGTTATAAGTGGTTTTACGTCTGCTGCTGCAATTATCATTGGACTTAGCCAATTAAAACATGTATTAGGAGCAGAAATCGAGCGTAGTAATCAAGTCCATATCTTGTTACACAATGCATTCAAAACCATAGATCAAACTAATTTTTTAACTCTGGGTATTGGTATTCTTGCCATTGTAGTTATCAAAATCATAAAAAAAATAAATCCAAAAATTCCTGCAGCGTTAATTGTAGTTATTCTTGGAATCGTTGGGGTTTATACTTCTGGTATAGATGATCTGGGGGTGAAAATTGTAGGTGCGATACCAAAGGGGTTACCCGAATTTGAGATACCCATTGTTGAGTATTCCAGAATTTCGGAGCTTGTGCCCATTGCTCTTACTTTGGCCCTTATTGCTTTTATGGAAGCTATTTCTGTAGCCAAAGCTGTAGAAGAAAAACATACAGAGTATGAGGTTGATCCTAATCAGGAATTAATAGCTTTGGGAGCGTCTAATATTATCGGTTCCTTATTTCAATCTTATCCAACAACAGGTGGCTTCTCCAGAACAGCAGTTAATGATCAGGCTGGTGCAAAAACAGGTATAGCTCCAATCATAAGTGCAGTCGTAGTTGGATTAACCTTATTATTCCTTACTCCTCTTTTTTATTTTTTGCCCAACGCGATTCTGGCAGCTATAATTATGGTAGCGGTATTTGGATTGATCGATATAAAATATCCTGTGGTACTTTTTAAAAACAGAAAAGATGAATTTGGTCTTCTCCTTCTCACCTTTTTGATTACTCTTATTATTGGTATTAAAGAAGGAATATTATCAGGAGTACTGTTTTCTTTATTGATATTAGTGTATAGAACTTCAAAGCCTCACATTGCAGTTTTGGGGAAAATAAAAGGAACCAATTACTTCAAAAACATTACTCGTTTTAGTAATGATATTGAAATACAACCATATATTTTGATTATTCGTTTTGATGCTCAACTGTACTTCGGAAATAAAGATTATTTCAAAAAAGAACTCTATAAACAGGTTGATTTAAAAGGAAAAGAGCTTAATACCATTATCCTTAATGCAGAAGCCATAAATTATATCGACAGTAGTGCTGCACATGTACTCAAACAACTTGTCAAAGAGCTCAAAAATAAAGGTATTCAGTTTATTATTGCCGGAGCCATAGGACCAACGAGGGATATTATATTTAGCAGTGGTCTTATCGATACTATAGGTACAGAAAATCTTTTTGTAAAAGTTTATGAAGCATATGATCACTGTAATAATGCAAGTAAAAAAACAGCCATACAAGAAAAGATTTCTCTTCAAACTAAAAAAACACCTTCTGTAACATAAGTAACTGTAGAAGAATAACATCCATACTATCTTTATACTATTAAACCTTTTAAAAGTAAATACTTATGAAAATAGAACAGATTTATACGGGCTGTTTGGCCCACGCTGCTTACTATATAGAGAATAATGGAGAAGCTGCAGTTTTTGATCCTCTTAGAGAAGTACACCCCTATATCGATCGTGCAAAAGAGGATAACGCAACAATAAAATATGTATTCGAAACCCATTTTCATGCAGATTTTGTGAGTGGGCATCTTGACTTAAGTAAAAAAACAGGAGCAGAAATTGTTTTTGGTCCCAGTGCAAAACCTGGATATCATGCTACCATTGCAGAAGATGGGCAGATTTTTGAAATTGGAGAGTATAAGATAAAAGTAATTCATACTCCGGGTCATACTATGGAGAGTACCACATACTTGCTTATCGATGATCAAGGAAAAGAGCATGGGATTATTACCGGAGATACATTATTTATAGGTGATGTAGGACGGCCTGACCTAGCTCAGCATGTTGTATCTGAGTTAACTGAAGAAAAATTGGCTGGTCATTTATATGATTCTCTTCGCAATAAAATCATGCCTCTAAGTGATGACTTGATAGTGTATCCTAATCATGGGGCCGGTTCTGCCTGTGGTAAAATGATGAGCACAGAAACTATTGATACTCTCGGACATCAGAAAAAAGTGAATTATGCTTTACGCGAAGACATGACAAAAGAAGAATTTATTGATGCTTTACTTACCGGATTAACTGCTCCTCCTGGGTATTTCCCTCAAAATGTTTTAATGAATATCAAAGGGTATGATAGCCTTGATGAAGTAATGGATCGAGCAATACGACCTTTACTTCCTGATGCTTTCGAAGTAGTGGCCACCGAAACAGATGCATTAATGCTTGATACCAGAAATGCAGAAGATTTTACTAAAGGGTTCATTCCTAATAGTATTAATATAGGTCTGGAAGGAAGTTTTGCCCAATGGGTGGGAGAAATGATTCCCGATGTGAAACAAAAAACACTACTTATTACCTATCCAGGAAAGGAAAAGGAAGCAATCACCAGATTATCAAGAGTAGGATATGATAATACCATAGGGTACCTTACTAATGGTTTTGATTCATGGAAAGATGCTAAAAAAGAGTTCGAAATTTCAAAGAGAATCACTGCCAATGAATTTGAAAAATCCTATACTAAAGAAAAGCCTTTGGTTTTTGATATTCGTAAAAAAAGTGAGTACGATTCAGAACACATTATTGATGCGATAAATATTCCCTTAAACGAAATTAATAAGCATTTGGCAAAGTTTCCCAAAGACAAACCCTTTGTACTATACTGTGCGGGAGGATACAGAAGCATGATAGCTTCCTCTATTTTAAAACAAAGAGGTTGGAATCAATTCGTTGATGTAATCGGTGGATTTGCAGAAATTGCAAAAACTGATGTTCCAAAATCAGAATATATCTGCCCGACTACAATGCTTTAATGTATAGAAGTTAGAAGTAAAACATCTGAATTTAAAATAAACAGATTCGGATGTTTACTTTTTAATGTATTGTTCTAATTTAAGTTACTATCCATATAAAACAAAAGTTATTATAAAATGACTACTTTAATATACTCCAGCTATGATGTCAATTCTTAAGACTCTTTTCAAAACACAAAATCGACAAACGGATGCCATCACCAAAATTGACGCCCTTGATTTCAAAAAAGTTATCTCAGGGAAAAAGGATCTACAATTAGTAGACGTAAGAACATCGTATGAATATAACATCAAACATATTAATGGTGCTATCAATATTGACTTTTTTAAACAAACAACATTCAAATCTTCGTTCAATGAATTTGATAAAGATGAGTCTTTATATGTATACTGCCGAAGTGGAAATCGAAGTAAGAAAGCAG is a window encoding:
- a CDS encoding SulP family inorganic anion transporter; translation: MLKRYFPVFQWLPDYKKKFLSGDIAAGLTVGIMLIPQGMAYAMIAGLPPVFGLYAALIPQVVYAIMGTSRQLAVGPVAMDSLLVASGLGALSLSGIEEYVTMAIFLSLFMGSIQFILGILKMGFLVNFLSKPVISGFTSAAAIIIGLSQLKHVLGAEIERSNQVHILLHNAFKTIDQTNFLTLGIGILAIVVIKIIKKINPKIPAALIVVILGIVGVYTSGIDDLGVKIVGAIPKGLPEFEIPIVEYSRISELVPIALTLALIAFMEAISVAKAVEEKHTEYEVDPNQELIALGASNIIGSLFQSYPTTGGFSRTAVNDQAGAKTGIAPIISAVVVGLTLLFLTPLFYFLPNAILAAIIMVAVFGLIDIKYPVVLFKNRKDEFGLLLLTFLITLIIGIKEGILSGVLFSLLILVYRTSKPHIAVLGKIKGTNYFKNITRFSNDIEIQPYILIIRFDAQLYFGNKDYFKKELYKQVDLKGKELNTIILNAEAINYIDSSAAHVLKQLVKELKNKGIQFIIAGAIGPTRDIIFSSGLIDTIGTENLFVKVYEAYDHCNNASKKTAIQEKISLQTKKTPSVT
- a CDS encoding MBL fold metallo-hydrolase; this encodes MKIEQIYTGCLAHAAYYIENNGEAAVFDPLREVHPYIDRAKEDNATIKYVFETHFHADFVSGHLDLSKKTGAEIVFGPSAKPGYHATIAEDGQIFEIGEYKIKVIHTPGHTMESTTYLLIDDQGKEHGIITGDTLFIGDVGRPDLAQHVVSELTEEKLAGHLYDSLRNKIMPLSDDLIVYPNHGAGSACGKMMSTETIDTLGHQKKVNYALREDMTKEEFIDALLTGLTAPPGYFPQNVLMNIKGYDSLDEVMDRAIRPLLPDAFEVVATETDALMLDTRNAEDFTKGFIPNSINIGLEGSFAQWVGEMIPDVKQKTLLITYPGKEKEAITRLSRVGYDNTIGYLTNGFDSWKDAKKEFEISKRITANEFEKSYTKEKPLVFDIRKKSEYDSEHIIDAINIPLNEINKHLAKFPKDKPFVLYCAGGYRSMIASSILKQRGWNQFVDVIGGFAEIAKTDVPKSEYICPTTML
- a CDS encoding rhodanese-like domain-containing protein is translated as MMSILKTLFKTQNRQTDAITKIDALDFKKVISGKKDLQLVDVRTSYEYNIKHINGAINIDFFKQTTFKSSFNEFDKDESLYVYCRSGNRSKKAAILLAKTGFKNIIDLKGGYIAWEKCKN